AAATAGCTAATAAAGTGAATAAGGAAGTTAAACCAAATGACTGTACATTAAAGCACGAAAAGGATGTTACCTTAGATGAATtggtaaaaaggaaatatgcatatatttattataaaaaacaaactgaTATTAAAAACACTATTAATTCTCAGAGTACGTACGATTGTAATAAGTATTTTACATACTTAACTAATATTAAATTGCTGTACGATAAATTAAAGAATGATCATTGTAAGCCTAGTTTTTGGCTTTTACCTTTTCATAGTGATTACTTTATTTGTGGAAAAACGAGCGATCCGAAGGATCTTTTATCTACAACAGAAAAATGCAAGGCTAAAGGATCTACAAGTGGTGGCGGCACATTTTGGGGAATATTATTTGGGGGTTCATCATCTGGAACAGGTGCAAATAGAAATGGTACATTAACGCAAGCCCCGACAAGGACTGCAGGGTTAGAAACTAAAATGCCCGGAAGTGGTAAAAATTTATCACCAGATGTTTCACCAAAGGATAAAGCAGTAAAGGGAACAACAGAATCTACAGTAGCTGGAGATAAATCAAAAGTTTTATCAAGTTCAACAAGATCATCAGGTCCAGGAAGTTTAACAAGCTCGCCGAGCACAGGTAGTTCAGCACGTCCAGAAGCTGGAGCACCGTCATCTGTACAAAAAGCCACTTTAAATCCTAAAAGTAGTATTAGTACCCAATCAAGTGGGATCCCTGCACTCGGTGTTCTTCCGGTGTCACCTAATACTTTAGATATTAGAAGAGATGCAGTACCTGTGCCAATTGTTGATTCTCCTACTACTTCGGAAGGTGTATCTGATAAGGTTGACTCAAACTTTTATCGTAACATCATCATGGCTGCTGCTATACTTGGAACGatattctttcttttctattACAATATGGTAATTGCACAATCGATTTTTTGAAGCATGAAtgttatgatatatattttaatattcttttgtatgtataattacaaagtaaatatatttttaccctttttaaatttcatttCTGTGTTAGTCTTCTGGATTAAAATCGAGATTTCctaaaagaaaacgaaagaaaaaaatatttgaacataattactacgaagagtatgaaaaagagTTAGCAAAGTATGATTCAGAAAATGAATCTTTAGATTCTCAATCGGATCagtattatttgaattatcagCCTGAAGGAGATTATGATTACTAATTAGGTGCATAAGGGGAAAACTATTATAATAGTTGTTCTAAtaggaaatgaaaataaactACTTTTCgtaattattattagaaatagtgagaaaaaaaaagaaaaactaaaCTACggaaaaattgtacaagttcttaaataattaaaaaaacgtCCACGCGTATTGCATATAATGAGAATATTTATAAAGTAATTTGTTAAAcagtatattaaatataattgaactaaatattttatatgaattgtGTGAAGATGGATTTtacttaaatatatgtaaagtTAAACAGCTTAA
The window above is part of the Plasmodium vivax scf_4747 genomic scaffold, whole genome shotgun sequence genome. Proteins encoded here:
- a CDS encoding variable surface protein Vir12-related, truncated (encoded by transcript PVX_042190A), with amino-acid sequence EFFSFDTTSNFDGYCNDLKKYDNTHKDAKELCIKLVRFLKKISEWTNKQQRVEYCSYLQYWLYDEIKEIYKEHTKKFGEIPFSKELIEIANKVNKEVKPNDCTLKHEKDVTLDELVKRKYAYIYYKKQTDIKNTINSQSTYDCNKYFTYLTNIKLLYDKLKNDHCKPSFWLLPFHSDYFICGKTSDPKDLLSTTEKCKAKGSTSGGGTFWGILFGGSSSGTGANRNGTLTQAPTRTAGLETKMPGSGKNLSPDVSPKDKAVKGTTESTVAGDKSKVLSSSTRSSGPGSLTSSPSTGSSARPEAGAPSSVQKATLNPKSSISTQSSGIPALGVLPVSPNTLDIRRDAVPVPIVDSPTTSEGVSDKVDSNFYRNIIMAAAILGTIFFLFYYNMSSGLKSRFPKRKRKKKIFEHNYYEEYEKELAKYDSENESLDSQSDQYYLNYQPEGDYDY